In Methylovirgula sp., a single genomic region encodes these proteins:
- a CDS encoding TniB family NTP-binding protein has translation MNMHTSKKNVRLTFSEMTNQERLAHLGGFQADTAQFLDAKASVMRLYRGWQTMPDGHLLVLGGDSGVGKTRVIDDIIQDLEAEWKGIVTDGVNVITEPQGPLPPTVGVTKEGPSGLVRPVLKVLVEPKARARGFLRDTLKALGVRSGTHDTFGELMERLQVHVVGQQVRLLVLDEVHHVVEGHGPTTAYEAVEVIKMLLLQARVQIVCVGLPVAETIVDRNPELPRHCRGRIKMAPFPAEFGARADYMRFLKTLAWELPFDIAPNITDADTALRIHMATGGFIGHITNLLHAASEIAIERDFEGIPKTLLAEVYGRISGVPASENPLALDIVDDAAVARIRKRWGDRRKVGDETIRDDKTSTKPKKTKPDFSKR, from the coding sequence ATGAATATGCATACCTCCAAGAAAAATGTCCGTCTCACTTTCTCCGAGATGACCAACCAAGAGCGCCTGGCCCATCTCGGAGGCTTTCAGGCCGACACCGCGCAGTTTCTCGACGCTAAGGCGTCGGTCATGCGCCTCTATCGCGGCTGGCAAACCATGCCCGACGGCCATCTCCTCGTCCTGGGAGGTGACTCGGGCGTGGGTAAAACGAGGGTCATAGACGATATCATTCAAGACCTCGAGGCCGAGTGGAAAGGCATAGTCACGGACGGGGTCAACGTGATTACTGAGCCCCAGGGTCCATTGCCACCGACCGTCGGCGTCACGAAGGAAGGGCCGTCTGGCTTGGTGCGGCCGGTTCTCAAAGTCCTGGTCGAGCCGAAAGCGCGCGCAAGAGGTTTTCTCCGCGACACGCTTAAGGCGCTTGGTGTCCGCAGCGGCACACATGACACGTTCGGCGAATTGATGGAGCGGCTCCAAGTTCACGTCGTCGGGCAGCAGGTGCGGCTTCTCGTCCTGGACGAAGTCCACCATGTTGTCGAAGGACACGGCCCGACAACCGCCTATGAGGCAGTCGAGGTCATCAAAATGCTGCTGCTCCAGGCGCGCGTCCAGATCGTTTGCGTAGGCCTGCCTGTCGCTGAGACGATCGTCGACAGAAATCCGGAACTGCCTCGCCATTGCCGCGGCCGCATCAAGATGGCGCCGTTCCCAGCTGAGTTCGGTGCGAGAGCCGACTACATGCGTTTTCTCAAAACTCTCGCATGGGAATTGCCCTTCGACATTGCGCCGAACATAACGGATGCAGATACCGCGCTGCGTATCCACATGGCGACCGGCGGGTTCATCGGGCACATCACCAATCTTCTGCACGCAGCCAGCGAAATTGCCATCGAACGCGATTTTGAGGGAATCCCTAAGACCCTCTTGGCAGAGGTTTATGGACGAATTTCGGGCGTGCCGGCATCCGAGAATCCTCTTGCCCTGGACATCGTCGACGACGCGGCAGTCGCAAGGATTCGGAAGCGCTGGGGCGATCGGCGCAAGGTCGGCGACGAAACTATTCGCGATGACAAGACTTCGACCAAGCCAAAAAAGACCAAGCCCGATTTCTCCAAGCGCTAA